From the genome of Flavobacterium luteolum, one region includes:
- a CDS encoding DUF6607 family protein, producing MISKSLFLSAAMALTCGLGFSQDKKQQDIKSIKSMCGCYEVKFNFTETFSYPKDSLTYKPSETKHESALEWVELLEDTPNKIVMQHLLIVSPDMIIKHWRQDWLYENTDLYTFDKGNSWKYKKLDKKAVKGQWTQKVYQVDDSPRYEGSSTWVHVDGQDYWANVADAPLPRREQTKRNDYNVLKRRNIHEITATGWNHEQDNDKLVRDDAGKDVLLAQEKGFDVYTKVPDSKCIAGQKWWKENNALWKNVRDKWQTLFDRHQDLNLEAKVDRKALYSLLFDLKPDASKAESDKIIDKFVK from the coding sequence ATGATTTCAAAAAGCCTTTTTTTGTCAGCCGCTATGGCTTTAACATGTGGTCTTGGATTTAGTCAGGACAAGAAACAACAAGACATAAAATCTATTAAATCGATGTGTGGTTGTTATGAGGTGAAGTTCAATTTCACAGAAACTTTCTCTTACCCAAAAGATTCTCTTACTTATAAACCTTCTGAGACTAAACACGAATCTGCTTTAGAATGGGTTGAGCTATTAGAAGATACTCCAAACAAAATTGTAATGCAGCATTTACTTATTGTAAGTCCTGATATGATTATTAAACACTGGAGACAAGATTGGCTTTACGAAAACACAGACTTATATACTTTTGACAAAGGCAATTCTTGGAAATACAAGAAATTAGATAAAAAAGCGGTTAAAGGTCAGTGGACTCAAAAAGTATATCAAGTAGACGATAGTCCAAGATATGAAGGATCTTCAACTTGGGTACATGTTGACGGACAAGACTATTGGGCAAACGTTGCCGATGCACCACTTCCAAGAAGAGAGCAGACAAAACGTAACGATTATAATGTTTTAAAAAGAAGAAACATCCACGAAATCACTGCTACAGGATGGAATCACGAGCAAGACAATGACAAATTAGTTCGCGATGATGCAGGAAAAGATGTTTTATTAGCGCAAGAAAAAGGATTTGATGTTTACACTAAAGTTCCTGATTCAAAATGTATTGCAGGACAAAAATGGTGGAAGGAAAATAATGCTCTTTGGAAAAATGTTCGTGACAAATGGCAAACTCTTTTTGACAGACACCAAGATTTAAATCTAGAGGCTAAAGTTGATAGAAAAGCACTTTATTCTCTTTTATTTGATTTGAAACCAGATGCTTCAAAAGCAGAATCTGATAAAATCATTGACAAATTTGTTAAGTAA